A region from the Halogeometricum sp. S3BR5-2 genome encodes:
- a CDS encoding DNA primase, producing MSWRQATREEIYRYYIEEFPSYIDELPPFITAKGPKQYALAFRDPHPVRKDGVPDKDFIRRDTWQTNVSGERTSAAFHEFNDVLEFLCHPARNDPLGRSNFALADPDLLDKPDPRPDAVYYALDHWERPWVLLVDIDAKTIARERATRAVPDRDGTGDSEVLLDTAGIFEADPVGYPYSFEDVERAIEYGFELRDIFEDDFNAEETVVVYSGQGVHVYVLDTGPAHRYDAKSREVLNDLLQDTYEIPIDPVVTADRRRVTRLPYSLHADVCSIVTPIESPNFDVRSATPEIIQS from the coding sequence ATGAGTTGGCGCCAAGCTACGCGCGAGGAGATCTACAGGTACTACATAGAAGAGTTCCCCTCGTACATCGACGAACTCCCACCGTTCATCACAGCAAAGGGGCCGAAGCAGTACGCACTCGCGTTTCGAGACCCTCACCCGGTACGGAAAGACGGAGTCCCAGACAAGGACTTCATCCGACGAGATACGTGGCAAACGAACGTCTCAGGTGAACGGACCTCGGCGGCATTCCACGAGTTCAACGACGTCCTCGAGTTCCTCTGCCATCCAGCACGGAACGATCCACTCGGACGGAGCAACTTCGCACTCGCCGACCCCGATCTGCTCGACAAACCAGACCCGCGTCCTGATGCAGTCTACTACGCTCTCGATCACTGGGAACGGCCGTGGGTGCTCCTCGTCGATATCGACGCGAAAACGATCGCTCGAGAGCGAGCAACACGAGCAGTACCTGACAGAGATGGTACGGGAGACAGCGAGGTGCTGCTCGATACCGCGGGCATTTTCGAAGCGGACCCGGTAGGCTACCCGTATTCCTTCGAGGATGTTGAACGGGCTATCGAGTACGGCTTCGAGCTACGAGATATCTTCGAGGACGACTTCAACGCCGAGGAGACGGTAGTGGTGTACAGCGGCCAAGGCGTTCACGTTTATGTCCTCGATACGGGCCCTGCCCATCGGTACGACGCGAAGAGCCGAGAAGTGCTGAACGACCTTCTGCAAGACACCTACGAGATTCCCATCGACCCAGTAGTTACCGCCGACCGACGTCGAGTCACCCGACTCCCCTACTCGTTGCACGCTGACGTCTGCAGTATCGTCACGCCGATAGAGAGTCCAAACTTCGACGTTCGGTCTGCAACACCGGAGATCATCCAGTCATGA